Proteins from a genomic interval of Musa acuminata AAA Group cultivar baxijiao chromosome BXJ1-9, Cavendish_Baxijiao_AAA, whole genome shotgun sequence:
- the LOC103997146 gene encoding pentatricopeptide repeat-containing protein At1g69290-like: MLRGRLLPLFHFCHPKSFSSSSSSSSSSSSSYPEIPTLYSFLQPSIFAIRTTKGPQNPPPSPSPTSLSSPGKTLTPEDTAALESDLLSALRSSRTDDAWKSFKSLASVPRLPRPDAADALVAHLASLRDRHNLKRAFAAAVFLLERRPGTLSIASLEALLRAMDSANTPAPALALVRSMLKNRVFPPFAAWGSFLIRITRRNGCFDAFLRVFEESCRLVLDENVEPMKPDMASCNEVLDGCCRELGSVAAAERVVEIMSTMGMSPDLQSFGSLAFLYASKGLESRIVELDKLMDALGFSDKIIVLKNLISGYVKSGSLESVSSEILRALKERHDKSSYCLDEDTYGEVVKGFTDGGRIKDLASLIIQAQELESSQDSVGIDRSIGFGIVNACVGLNLLDKAHSILDEMNAQGAPVGLGVYSSILKAYCKEQRTAEAAQLVTEISAAGLQLDANSYDALIDASMSAQDFQSAFSLFRDMREARIPDLKTSYLTIMTGLTENNRPELMASFLDTVVDDPRIEIATHDWNSIIHAFCKVGRLEDAQRTYRRMIFLRFEPNNQTYLSLINGYVSGEKCFSVLILWTDIRKKEFVQFDHDLVDAFLYAMVKGGFFDAAMQVVEKAQELKIFIDKWRHKQAFMENHKKLRISKIRRRNFRKLEALIAFKNWAGLNA, from the coding sequence ATGCTGAGAGGacgtctcctccctctgttccacTTCTGCCATCCCAAATCcttctcttcttcgtcttcttcctcctcctcctcctcctcctcctaccccGAAATCCCCACTCTCTATTCCTTTCTCCAACCTTCCATCTTCGCCATCCGCACCACCAAAGGCCCACAAAACCCcccgccctcgccctcgcccacCTCCCTGTCCTCTCCCGGCAAAACCCTAACCCCAGAAGACACCGCCGCTCTCGAGTCCGACCTCCTGTCCGCTCTCCGATCCAGCCGCACTGACGACGCATGGAAGTCCTTCAAGTCCCTCGCCTCCGTCCCCCGACTCCCGCGCCCCGACGCCGCCGATGCTCTCGTCGCCCACCTCGCCTCCCTCCGCGACCGGCACAATCTCAAACGTGCATTTGCCGCCGCCGTCTTCCTCCTTGAGCGCCGCCCGGGAACCCTCTCCATTGCCTCCCTCGAGGCCCTCCTCCGCGCCATGGACTCCGCCAATACCCCCGCCCCTGCCCTCGCGCTCGTCCGCTCCATGCTCAAGAACCGGGTTTTTCCTCCGTTCGCCGCATGGGGGAGCTTCTTGATCCGGATCACGAGGAGGAACGGCTGCTTCGACGCTTTCTTGCGCGTGTTCGAAGAAAGTTGCCGCCTTGTGCTGGACGAGAACGTCGAGCCAATGAAGCCTGACATGGCCTCCTGCAATGAGGTTTTAGACGGGTGCTGCCGTGAGCTCGGGTCAGTAGCTGCTGCGGAGCGGGTGGTTGAGATAATGTCCACTATGGGCATGTCACCGGATCTGCAGAGCTTTGGGTCGCTCGCCTTTTTGTATGCATCCAAGGGCCTTGAGAGCAGGATCGTTGAATTGGACAAATTGATGGACGCATTGGGTTTCTCAGACAAGATTATCGTTTTAAAAAATCTGATTAGTGGATACGTGAAGTCTGGTTCTCTTGAATCGGTTTCTTCTGAAATTTTGCGGGCTCTGAAAGAGAGACATGATAAAAGTTCATATTGTTTGGATGAAGATACCTACGGGGAAGTTGTGAAGGGTTTCACAGATGGTGGCAGAATCAAAGATTTGGCTAGTTTGATTATCCAGGCACAAGAACTGGAGTCATCACAAGATTCAGTTGGCATTGATAGGTCAATCGGGTTTGGAATTGTTAATGCATGCGTTGGGCTGAATCTTCTGGACAAGGCACACAGCATTCTTGACGAAATGAATGCTCAAGGAGCTCCAGTAGGGCTTGGCGTGTACTCATCAATATTAAAAGCATACTGCAAAGAGCAAAGAACAGCAGAAGCTGCCCAATTGGTGACAGAGATCAGCGCCGCTGGGCTTCAATTAGATGCAAACAGCTACGATGCCCTCATCGATGCTTCTATGTCAGCTCAAGATTTCCAATCAGCATTTTCTCTTTTCAGGGACATGAGAGAGGCAAGAATTCCTGATCTTAAGACGAGTTATCTCACTATCATGACAGGGTTAACAGAGAACAATCGGCCTGAGCTCATGGCTTCCTTCTTGGACACTGTGGTCGATGACCCAAGAATTGAGATTGCTACACACGATTGGAATTCCATAATACATGCTTTCTGTAAGGTTGGTCGTTTGGAGGATGCTCAAAGGACATACCGAAGAATGATTTTCCTAAGATTCGAACCAAATAACCAGACATATTTGTCGCTCATCAATGGCTATGTGTCTGGAGAGAAGTGCTTCAGTGTGTTAATACTTTGGACAGACATCAGGAAGAAGGAGTTTGTTCAATTCGATCATGATTTAGTGGATGCCTTCTTATATGCCATGGTGAAGGGTGGATTTTTTGATGCAGCAATGCAGGTCGTCGAGAAGGCACAGGAGCTGAAGATTTTTATTGACAAGTGGAGGCATAAGCAAGCCTTCATGGAGAACCACAAAAAGTTGAGGATATCAAAAATTAGGAGGAGAAACTTCAGGAAGTTGGAAGCATTAATAGCCTTCAAAAATTGGGCTGGTCTTAATGCATGA